A window of Chelmon rostratus isolate fCheRos1 chromosome 18, fCheRos1.pri, whole genome shotgun sequence genomic DNA:
GGCGCACGCTTTGATATGCTAATGCCGAGCGGGGCCCCGGATTCAGCCGAGATCATATTAATGTTGTTCTTTCTGACTGCGGCTTTGGCGGCATGAATATTCACATAAcctttttcaaaagaaaatcactCAAGAAACGCGGATCCTACTTAGGAGGAGtcgtctgtgtttttaatcaccCTGCTACCCCTTTTCcacttcagctccagctccagcagccgCGCACATCAAGATGATCTGTCAGGCGCGCGCCGCCGCCACCACAGCCCGTGCACGCGCCTCCCTCTTTGCTGTCAAGACATTGGcgggccttttttttttttttttttttttttttttttggagctaTAAACATTGTTGTTAAAATATGAGGAGAATGACATTTGGCCcgtgtctctttttctttaattttcgTGGCAAACTCGTAAAAGCCGCTTGATTCCGCGTGTGATCCCGCCCGCCGCTCGCGCCGCAGCCCGAGGCTACTCTCCGTTGCTTAAATACCGTTATCGCCTCTGGGCCCGCGCGCTCCACTGACTGCACTACCGGCAATAGCTCTTTTCGATTGCCCTTGgcaacataaaatacaaactactttgaatcaaaacatttttaggGGAATTAATATGATGTGAACCCGCGGCTTTCACAGACGCGCGCCCCTGTCAGAGCGCGTGAGTCTGACAGACAGGTCTGCCCGGTTTGTGTCACATACAGAGGCACAGACGAGCCGGACTTCACACGCGCACagcacgcgcgcgcacacacatacacacaggagTCCAAGCTTAACCAATAATATCAATCAAATCCCCTTCGACCTGCAATGGTCCACTTTTGACAGGCAGAGTAAAACACAAGTCCCGCACGGCCTCGCACAAAGCGCCGCCCGCTGGAGTACAACAGCACACCgtcatgatgtcacagtgctgCGGGCACGAGCCGCTGTCCAGGTGCTGAAATGAAAGGTGGACgccgctgtccgtggtgctcgtgctttttttttttttttttttttgtcccctgcggccacacacgcacgcacgcgcatTTCTGCTGATTGTGAATAATAGATCCtcagagccaaaaaaaaaaaaacatatataggTTACAGTTAGTTTGACATATTAAGGCTTAGCTGGTGGCCAGATTGTCCACATTGCCTCGAAAAGATTGGCGTGTGCAGCCGAACTTCGCCTGCAGCGTTGTTCTATTCGGCCTAAATGGCATCCTTTTCTTCATTCCACCATTTCCAGCGCGGCCTAATAACAAAGCGACACACCCTGCTGTTAGATTTGATAATGAGGCGGATGAATAATAGAATATAGCCTACAGTACATCAGACAGAAACCTTGCGTTTCAGCTGCTTGGGACGTTAGTTCAAGTGAAAGTTTAATAATAATAGGCCTACACAGAGCAGTCGATATATTCCAGGAGGACCCAGCAACACTGATTCAGATGCAATTAATAATGTGAAAGAGCCTTCACCATCACAACCACGATCATTTATTCACACATTCAGGAGCCTCAAGTCCACAATGAAGCCAACTTGGCGGTTAGTGGAAGGTGATTAATGGgaggttttgttttccactccTGGGATTACAGCCGGCGTTTCTTATACACAGACAAATATTGAGCTGAAACaggaatataaatatatgtacatagaagaaaactaaatgtaatatttaactGGAATAAAGGAGTCTGATGTGAAACACATTGATCTTGCCGGTGCTGATTGAAGATACTTGATCATATGCGTTTCTATGGACTGAGTGTGCATTTAATATCACAATCTGGCCTCATTTAAATTATACTGCAGCATGTGTTATGTTTACAGCTATACCGAGTGGAGGATACATTATGATAAAGGCTATGGGCcatgcagtgaaaaaaacaagttttggtgattttgaaCGTTTCAGACAAAttgaaggattaagtgttctTTGAGGGATTAATAAAATTCTCCCACTTTTTATGATAAATTAAGCCATTCCAAAATGTGTTGGATTatcgtcacaaagctgatttttagtttttctcGGCTCGTTAAAGATGTGACATTTAGGAGATGTGTGGTTTTTATAACAAAGAAGGTAGTTCATATGAAAATACCAACTTTAATAAATGATTTTGATTTTATAACACAAGCTGAGCATCTTTCCTGCACACAGTAAATTTCCTTTCACTGTGACTAGTAGATACTTGTGCAAATTATTGCACCTACTTCCTGATTGCTCTGCTCACAGACATGCGATTTACAACTGGCATCATGTCCTGATGCGTGTGACTGTTTCAAATAAGAAAAGTTTGTACACAGCTGAAGcaaccaacaacaaaacaaaggtgCAAAATAGTGCAAAAAACGACTGACAAATTAGTGTTTTCTGCAAAACTGTTTTGAGAAAGCAGACCTGAAAGCACCTGCACTAAACGATAAGAAACGGGCACAATCCCCTTATTACTGGCAGCAGCAGTTGCAAAACGAATCATTATATCATACAGGCTCCATAAtacttttcagtgtttttggctgcacagtttttttcttcctctcatcatcatcatccctggATCGAACAATTCTAACCACTGTGCATGACTGTATATTGTACATACAGGTGAAGGCAAGAGAAATGTAAGGTGTACAGGTTTGATGCattggtgtgtgcatgtttaaatgcaaaatCAGTGGAAGTGAACATCCAGAatacctgtttttattttggtgtACTTTTAAATCAGTCATACAGAGGTGTTATTGGTATAATGCTActgaatatttatatatatatatatatatatatatatatatatatatatatatatatatatataaacaaaattGTTGCATTATAATCAATTTTGACAATTATCAATACACTGTAAACTGTGGCAAAAGTTAGGTCAGCATTTGTATGGAAGCCCTGCACTCaagttaaatgttgttttggcaTCATTAGACCCTGCAGTAGTAGACAGAAGTACAAATGGTGCTTGTACCTGAACTTAgataaataaatctgacatgCAGCTTTATTAGAGGAATAGTTTGCCCGTTGTGTACTCATGCCTGTATCAGCTGAAACACAGGTAGAGTTTGTCTGTTCAAATAACAGTTATCCAGCAGTTATCAGAACTATTTGTATACTGTTCTGTGAAACATTAAGATGAATAATCCATTTAAAAGATTTGGattatgtgaaaatgttcttCTAATTCAAGAAAAGGTGACATTTGGAGATACGTGTTTTTTATAGGACAAAAATAGGCTGCATCTTTAATTTGCATTAGCTTTAATTTGCATTGGTCAGTAAAATTCCACCGAAGCTGCTCTACTGAAGGCTGACATGGAGTGTGCTAGCTCACTGTGACTTATGTGGACATACAAGCTTTACCAGTGCCTCAGCTAAAGGCGGTGGACCAGCGACAGCGCTGTTCGTCCATGCCGAACCTCGTAACAggactgttgtgtttgtgtgcaggggGGACATGCGTGGTGAATCCCACAGACTTGTTCTGCTCGGTACCGGGCCGACTGTCGCtgctcagctccacctccaAGTACAAAGTGACCATCGCCGAGGTGAAAAGAAGACTGTCCCCACCAGAGTGCCTCAACGCCTCCCTACTGGGCGGAATACTGCGCAggtcagtgcaaacacacacaggtccaAAATGTGACTGAACACCAGGAAATATCTGcgtattctgaatttgatgcagcaacacgtttcaaacaagttggtacGGGAGCAACAAAATACTGGGAcagttgtggaacgctccaaaaaacacctgtttggatcaatccacaggtaaacaggttgattggtaacaggtgatagtatcatgattgggtatgtaaggagcatcctggaaaggctcagtggttcacaagccaGGAtagagcgaggttcaacactttgtgaacacatgattggataaaggacctgactacatgggctcaggaacacttcacaaactgtttgtttgcagatgactgcgttctgtttgtttttaagttttaagcCCCAAGTTTTTGGGAATCGGGATTGTTAAGTCATGACATGCTGAGTTTTTTAATTGATTCTCATCTCACTGCAGCATCATGGCTCCATGTTGAAGCATGTGTCGGTGCAGAGAACTTTCCTGAAATGTTCACGCTCATTTTCATCCCTGGAGAATGAGAGATACAAAACTTCAAAAGCACTGAGTATAGGTGGAAacagggggggggggacacCTGGTGGGATACAATGATAACAAAATACATCCTCATAAATCAGGAAATTGTGGGCGAGGCCATGACGAACACAGTACGATTGAGAGATGAAGATTTTCTGCTGATTGTTTTATCAAGTGTACAATAATACTCAAGTAAAGAGGCGAGTGTGATAGagagaaaacattgtttttaaagtgtaaaTCTGGCTGGTGAACATTGGCGAGCGCTGCCCGAGTCTCTGTAGCCCTCAGATGAAACAGAGGATGTACAGTAGCATCCACAAAGACTATTGTAGGCGAACGAGGGGCCGAGGCTGCACGCGCCGCCATGCCCAGGGAGCCAGAGGGAGGCGAGACCGGGCCAAAGCATGCCAGGATCAGAGGAACCAGGGGGAAGCAAGAGTTGCCAGCGCTGTATTATTGATGAGGCGGAGAGAAAGGGAaggggggaagaggagagagagcagagagaataTGGCTGGTCCTACAAGATGAGGCCTCAACAAAgcgggaaaaaaaacaagtgcaaatCGAGGTGCTGATCCTCATCTGGAGCAGAATAAatcacacctgcagcatcagatcctgagctgtgttttcacctgtgtgtgtgtgtgtgtgtgtgtgtgttggtattgTGTCACCATCACTTCAGCGTGCAGAACTTTAGAGAAAGGGACCCCTGGTTTGTTCCAGAACGGTAGAAACCCCTCAGTCAGTTCACTCCAAACATCCCAATAGGACCTTGAAAGTTTCATCGGACAGGAAGTGAGCATGTAGGTTTTTAAAATTTCACATTAAAGACGAAGACATGACAGCGTGCATCGTTCCTGCTTTCCAAAATAGAACTTCTCACTTTGGGCGTAGAAACAGACTAACGACAGAGGAAACTCAAGGGGACATGCAACCATATCTGCGTGTAAAGAAAGCAGATTAAATATCTAATGAAttgacatgttttaattttataCCCTTTGATTTTATGCTTTTGTCAAATCAAAGCAAATCTATATTCCTCCATCCTTAACTGCAGCTTAATTAAACACACGTTCGTTTGTACAATAAGGAGGCCACGCTGCTTTACTTGTGTTTTGGTTCAGTGAAAAATGATCAGTGATGATGATCTAAAATGTAAAGAGTGATGTTgaaagagtgattttctttCCCACAGAGCGAAGTCTAAGAACGGAGGCCGGTGTCTTCGTGAGAAATTAGACCGTCTAGGCCTCAACCTGCCGGCAGGACGGAGGAAAGCTGCCAACGTCACGCTGCTCACCTCCCTGGTGGAAGGTGAGGCACAAATTACACCCAAAAAACCCTACATTTAATAGTCTGGTTTTCACGTTTAAGCCCTGCTTCACCTGTCTTTTTCCTGGCTTTTTGCTCAGGTGAGGCGCTCCACCTGGCGAGGGACTTTGGCTACACCTGTGAGACAGAGTTTCCCAGCAAGGCAGTGGGGGAACATTTGGCGAGGCAGCACAGCGAGCCGAAAGAAACCAGCGCACGCAAGAAAATGGTCCTGGCTACAAAGTGagactcaaaaacacacacacacgaataaAGTAACACACACGTGCTGCAACCGTTTCGAGCTCAAATTGTTTTCCGAACGTCTGGGCAGGATACGAtgcattttattctgaaacTCTCCTGACGTCAGCGTTTTCACTTCCTGGCCGCGATGGACCCGTCGGGTCAAAAGGTCCAGATTTCAATCCTCAGGGCCGCAGGTGCAGGTGAAACTCACGATCAATTCCAGAGGCGCAAAAAGGCCGAAAAAATCGATCGTTTTGAAACTTATTCTTCGATAAAAAGTGGTGAACCGACAGGAAGCTGGTGGTTGTTTTGAGAGCGTGAGAGTCAGACGACAGGAAGAGTAATGTTTACAAGAAGGTTCAATAAAAATCTACACTTCAACATGAATTTTAAGATTTGCGCCCATCATTAGGCCATCAGGAGTCCATTTGAGCTGCGTTTACACTCAATTCTTACACTGTTGCACATGCAGCACTGATGTGCTGAAGGGAAGCAGCTCCCACACttgttttttccaataaaatcCCCCCATCAATGATTTCAACACTGAATCAAACCCAGACAGATGAGTCTGAACCAGCGCTGAAAGTCTGACTCTTCTACACTTGCAGAATTTAGTGTTTCGTCTGTTTTTTTCACGTGTGGGTCGACCCACGGCAATGAGGGTggatgcatgaaaaaaaataattaaaaagaaaaaaggcacaaattGCGACGGTTGTGTTGCAGACAGATGGTAAaccctcttcccctccctccttctgtccgTCAGGCAAATCTGTAAGGAGTTCCAGGACTTATTGAGCCAAGATCGTTCTCCTCTGGGCTCCTCCAGACCGACCCCCATCCTGGACCTGGACATCCAGAGACACCTCACACACTTCAGGTAACACACACGTGCTCATGCAGGCCTTTTACGCATTATTTCCAATCTGGAGCGTCTGGAACCATTAAGGCGAGCGAGTGGAGGCGGTTTTCTTGCAGAGCTCGGCTGCTCTCCGTTTTGGCTCGGACCGCTTTGCCATTTTCGAAAGATGCAGCTGTGCAGTTTGTTATTTGGCACAAATGACAGAGGGGGAGGGAACAGCGGCTTGTTAGCAGAAATGTCACATCTGTGGCGTCATCCTCTTGCAGAGTACACAAAGTTTTATCAAACCTCCAAAGGCAGAGACGAGCTGCAGAGTGCTGGGCAGAGAAATAAGACGTATAAACTCAGCTGCGACAGACTGAACAGCCGCAGATTAAAGGTCTGAGCCGAGAGCTGACTACACATTTCTCCCTGAGACGTCCTGCCCGAGGATCTGATCATATTGTAAATTGAACTGATCTCTCTCGTGTGGTTCTGCTGCAGtcttgtgctgcttttttaGTGTTTGCTGGCTTTAATTAACGTCACGATCCTGACATGTGTCAGCACTGGATTGAAATAATAGAATTAAAAGAGCATTTTGATAGAGGAGATCTGCAATATGAGCTGCAACTGAgggttattttctttattagttcataaaatgtcagaaaatagtgaaaaatgttcatcacaaTTTCGAGAAGCCCAAGTGGAAGCCTTCAAATGTCCTGAACCTCAAAATATGCAGTTTATTAtcacattaaacaaagaaaagcagcaaatctttacACCTGAGAAGGTAAAACAGGGGAATATTTGGtgtttctgcttgaaaaatgactatAAAATCAATTATCTTAATAGTTGCTGGTTATTTTCaactaatcaatgaatcattcaGATCTAATCTGTGTGGAATTTGTTCACATTTGGCAATATTCCTGCCTAGAACTTGCTCAATCAGTTGAGGTATTCAGTGTTTGCCTGTAAATGACTGCAGGAACAGGGTGGAAGCAGCTTTCGGACAGCACAGGACATGAAAACTCTGCTCTGACAGAACTGAAGCAGCTCTTTCAGGAGGGTTagaagctgcagacagatgcaAGCAGCACAACCTGAACCACTGATTTCTTCCTTCTCTGCACCTGAATGAAACAAAGCCCTGTCGTTGCTCTCATGCTTGTCTCCGACAGCCTGATCACTCATGGTTTCGGCACGCCGGCGGTCTGCGCGGCTCTCAGCACCTTCCAGACGGTCCTGAGCGAGATGCTCAACTACCTGGACAAAAACTCGAGCGGGAAGACGAGCGGAGCCGCCGACCAACAGATCAACAACAGCTCAGAAAAGACGCAGCTACGGAAAACGGCCGAGCCCCAGAGCAAAGACGGGAAAACGGAAAAGACTGAGTAGCCCCCACCCACCGGTCCCCGTGCCTTGGAGCGCTGCAtttaggagtgtgtgtgcgtgtgtgtgtgtatgcattcaGAAAGGATTTGTTCATTCACATGCATTACTGTTTCTTCTTTGGGACAATTCctatttattgtcatttatttatcttatgTTGAAACACTAACCTGAACTGTCCCAAACAAGAcaagctggtgtgtgtgtgtgtgtgtgtgtgtgtgtgtgtgtgtgtgtgtgtgatgacaagGAGGAGCCTCATCATGTGACTCATTCAAgacttttgtttatttattaattctgAAAACACGGACATGCTGACATCAGTTTTCCAGGACAGGGGTGGTctagcacaaacacacacacacacacacacatatacacttgGGCAATTTGATCTCAATCCAGCTGATTCAGGTGTGGATTTTCTGCAAGAATTCAAAAcctgaaacactttttttgtccTCTAAGGGTTCATTTAATCTGTTTGTGTTAAATTATTGAGAGAAATCAGTCATACCCAACCAAACGTCTAGTTTTGCTTCAATTCTCAGTGGAACAGAtcaaattggaaaaaaaaaaagaccctgACCCAAAACTTGATCCAtgcaaacactcaaaaacagaGTTTTGCTGCCCCTCTCTGTACCTGTGAGAGCACCTGAACCCCACCAGGCAGACTTACTTCAACCTTTACGTCGTACAATCAGTGCCATAATGCTGCATCTCCTGTGTTTACCATGTGGGCGACGGAGAAAAAGAGTGTTTCTGGATGTGAGAGTGACGCCTGGGGTGGGCTACacaatgtggtgtgtgtgtgtgtgtgtgtgagagagtgtgtgtgagagtgagagagagataaaaagagagagagagagagggtccAACTCAGCCATTTTGTAAAAGGTGACTTTGCGGTTGCCGTCGTTCCTCTTCCCTGTGCATGTCTCTTTGTACACTCCCCAGATCGCAAGTTTAGCCGACACAAGCTCTCTGACTCGCTCATGAACATTTGTAaagatatatataaatatttaaattactTTTCTTGTAGGCTTTCAACTATATATATGTTAAATCCCTACCTTCTAAAATGCTGGTGTTCAATAAAGACAGTTGCTACGTGTTCTACTATTTGCTCTGGTTTTAagatgctgcacacacacacacacacacacacatatatacataacCCTACATACAGAAGGAGGCAGACTGAAGAGAGGCAGTCGCAGCGGATCAAAGCCAGCGAGGGTGAATTATCCATATGAGTTCACAgtgttaaaatgagaaaaagtcaGAGTTCCCCTCTAATGTTGTGAAAAGAGGCGATATCTACAGAAAAGTTCAAAAGCCTCCTTTGTGTGcgtgagcatgtgtgttttctttcagcctgAGCGACTTCTGTCAGGTTTCTCCGCTTATTTATATTTCAAAATCTGatgataaaacagagaaaggagcagctgcctgctggcGTCTCCATCCGGGCTCTGCAGGTTCTGTTCGCTCTTTAATATTCCAGTCATTTGAAAGGAGGTCACGTTCACGGCGTAACACGAAAATACACAATCAGACAGGATGCATTTACAGTGACGCCTGCGCCCGTTTGTCACCGTGAATCAAGGCGAGTGAAGCCTCAGGTGGAGAAATAATAGTGGTAGAAAGGGAGGAAGTGACACGGGTGCAGGATTCCAGCATATTCCCAgtcttgctgttgttgttgggtCTGGTTTGACAGATGGTGTTATCCCCCAAACACGCACACCTGCAGTCAATGTTTCATGACGCTGGGACAAAACTGAACCACCGATGATGCGCcgcaaaatgtcaaaaagaatgCATGATGACAAACGGTAAATTACAGTCTCACCTCGTGTGTTTATTCAGCTTTTCCAGCAATGCATATTCAGAGCAACACTCTGCTGCCTGCACTGTGCAGCGGTTTGGGTTTCTCACACCTGCAGTCAACACACGTCCAtgacagtgtttctgtcatAAATCTGCAACAGCTGGAGccaaaaaatgattaaaacctATCCTGTGCAATGCAACCAAACTTCTACATAACTGCCAATAATTATTCAGATGTATGATTAGCCAACTGACAGATTATAAAGCACAAATCTGACACAGCTTCTCTGTTTGCAGCTTATCAGACGTGTGGAtttgctgctctcctctcagtgcaaactgaatatgtttgagATGTGGACGAGCAGTGTGAAGATGTCACCTCTGCTCTtggaaaacagtgattttttactattttctaacatttccGCCACTCAAAGACCAAATCCAGTGATGAACTGATGCTTCTAACCGTCATTTCACGTGTATAAAAACCCAGTCTTGCTTATGTGCTTCTGCACTCTGTGTCTGTCGAACACGCTCAGGCTCTTGTCACCAGAAGCAGAAGAAGTGCTGCTCATTGCTGCAGGGTTTCACTCATTAGAGCATCATGATCCAAGCTCATCTCTCAAAACCAAAAGCAAACTTCAGCACGAGTTTCGGGTCCATTATAACATCAGGAGCTATCACGCTGATATTtaagccctttttttttttgcttgtggCTGGTTTCCTGCTCATATTTGCTGCAACGCTCCATGAAGCCACATTGAAGAAAATGGAGCCTgacaaacatccacacacatccTGCTTCTTATCAACCGGAGGCTGATTGACATATTTAAACTCAAGAAGTCCAAGatttcagatggaaaaatgAGCTCATAACAGCTAAACTAACATCTAAATTGAATTGTATGCATTTTCTGGCAGTTGCTAGGCTACAGAGCTATAGAGAAGCAGCTGATTctcttattttgcttttgtttttaaagttgcacatttcagcctcagctgctgtgattATGGAAGAATCAGCCCGACATGTAATCAAACTCGTGCATCTGAACCACTGAAGATGTCACAGAGTGATGTGCATGAGGCAGAGCAGCTTTCTAAATTGGCTCTTTGATGGTtgctgcatctcactggaggGTATGagcggcaaaaaaaaaaaaaaaaaaacaagcatgaacgtacatactgtacacacacccacccacacacacacatatgcaaacatacGCTCAGAGAAAGTAACTCAATCACACTTTGGTTTGTTATTACTTGCGTGATGAACACGGAAACCCTGCGAAAGGCGTCCCGGCTGACCCCGCATCAGAATAATGAGCAGCTTGATATAAAatgagctggaaaatgaaatCGATTCATTGCCTGTGCAGGAGTTTCTGTAAATTGACAAACGGACAAGAATGAATCACAGGTTTGACATCAGCAGCGCATAATGTGATGGGGCGGCCGATGCATTATTCACACGGGGCTATTGAT
This region includes:
- the tfap2d gene encoding transcription factor AP-2-delta, producing the protein MSATFPGLVHDAEIRHDGSNSYRLMQLGCLESVANSSVAYSSSSPLTYPAPAGTEFASPYFSANHQYTPLHHQSFHYEFQHSHPAVAPEAYGLNSLHSGQYYQQIHHGEPADFINLHNARSALKSSCLDEQQRRELGCLDAYRRHDLSLMTSHGSQAYGVGMHHPDQRLLPGAGLGLPTPASDDLQGSVEAQCGLVLNGQGGVIRRGGTCVVNPTDLFCSVPGRLSLLSSTSKYKVTIAEVKRRLSPPECLNASLLGGILRRAKSKNGGRCLREKLDRLGLNLPAGRRKAANVTLLTSLVEGEALHLARDFGYTCETEFPSKAVGEHLARQHSEPKETSARKKMVLATKQICKEFQDLLSQDRSPLGSSRPTPILDLDIQRHLTHFSLITHGFGTPAVCAALSTFQTVLSEMLNYLDKNSSGKTSGAADQQINNSSEKTQLRKTAEPQSKDGKTEKTE